From a single Pseudophryne corroboree isolate aPseCor3 chromosome 6, aPseCor3.hap2, whole genome shotgun sequence genomic region:
- the LOC134936727 gene encoding peptidyl-prolyl cis-trans isomerase-like, translating to MARSRVFFDIGVDGAPIGRLTMELRGDVVPKTAENFLQLCTGKQGFGYKGSCFHRIIPGFMCQGGDFTMHNGTGGKSIYGTKFADENFILKHTGAGILSMANAGQNTNGSQFFICTAETGWLDGKHVVFGQVTEGLDIVKKMEKLGSQSGKTSKKVTILDCGQL from the exons ATGGCCAGGTCCAGAGTCTTCTTCGATATCGGCGTGGATGGTGCTCCCATAGGCCGCCTCACTATGGAG ttGAGAGGAGACGTTGTTCCAAAAACAGCAG AGAACTTTCTTCAGCTGTGCACAGGGAAACAGGGATTTGGTTACAAGGGATCCTGCTTCCACAGAATCATTCCAGGCTTCATGTGTCAG GGAGGAGACTTCACAATGCACAATGGAACTGGTGGGAAATCGATCTATGGGACAAAGTTTGCTGATGAGAACTTCATCCTAAAGCACACTGGGGCAGGTATCTTGTCTATGGCCAATGCTGGACAAAACACAAATGGTTCCCAGTTCTTCATCTGCACTGCAGAGACCGGCTG GCTGGATGGAAAGCACGTTGTGTTTGGCCAAGTTACTGAGGGCCTTGATATTGTTAAGAAAATGGAGAAGCTTGGGTCCCAAAGTGGGAAGACCAGCAAAAAAGTCACCATTCTCGACTGTGGCCAGCTTTAA